A genome region from Myxocyprinus asiaticus isolate MX2 ecotype Aquarium Trade chromosome 12, UBuf_Myxa_2, whole genome shotgun sequence includes the following:
- the LOC127448646 gene encoding keratin, type II cytoskeletal 8-like yields the protein MQRQLQHPNQPNTATTTSGFRYPEMLSMKKTVRSYSSQSSVGMSNKSFSSWSSFGSGARGAVEGFKVVGGYKSSSGIYGGGLEFGYGMGMVSREGWGSAPTVYPPITAVKVNENLLAPLNLEIDPNIQAIRTEEKEQIKTLNNRFASFIDKVRFLEQQNKMLETKWSLLQEQTNNQSSTDVMFENYIANMHRQLDRLGNEKLHLESGLRDMTSLVENLKSKYEDEINKRNDSENNFVLLKKDTDSAYLNKVGLECKLDILTDELDFLRQIYEEDLHELQSQIKDTSVTVEMDNRRNLDMDSIVTEVRAQYEEIANRNRAEAESWYKQKYEEMQLSTTKHGDDLKSTKAEIAEYNRKISRIQSEMEMIKGQHSNHEAQITEAEERGELAVRDAKQRLQELEAALLRAKQDMARQVREYQSLMNIKLALDIEIATYRKLLEGEESRLYGRFQNLSISKQISFSYDLESSHLTSVSSQSVGKDVLDTGLVKKEVMIAERDSGIVANESYKAATFTSSTATVTKSTKTIIITNETEKKLVATESIVEVMEKSAEEDVIE from the exons atgcagagacaactacag cATCctaaccagcccaacacagcaacaacaaccaGTGGC TTCCGTTATCCAGAGATGTTGAGCATGAAGAAAACTGTGAGGTCCTACAGCAGTCAGTCCTCAGTGGGTATGAGCAACAAAAGCTTCTCCTCATGGAGCTCCTTTGGGAGTGGAGCAAGGGGTGCTGTTGAGGGTTTTAAGGTTGTTGGTGGGTACAAATCAAGTTCTGGGATTTATGGAGGTGGTCTGGAGTTTGGGTATGGGATGGGCATGGTGTCAAGAGAAGGTTGGGGCTCTGCTCCAACCGTTTACCCTCCAATTACAGCTGTAAAAGTCAATGAAAATCTCCTAGCACCTCTGAACCTGGAGATTGACCCTAACATCCAAGCCATCAGGACTGAAGAGAAAGAACAGATCAAGACACTCAACAATCGCTTTGCTTCATTCATTGACAAA GTACGTTTCCTGGAACAGCAAAACAAGATGCTGGAGACCAAATGGAGTCTCTTGCAGGAACAGACCAACAACCAATCCAGCACTGATGTTATGTTTGAGAACTACATTGCAAATATGCACAGACAGCTGGACAGACTAGGCAATGAGAAGCTCCATCTGGAGTCTGGCCTTCGTGACATGACCAGCCTGGTTGAAAACTTAAAGAGCAA GTATGAAGATGAAATTAACAAGCGGAATGACAGTGAAAACAACTTTGTGCTCCTTAAAAAG gacacTGATAGTGCATACCTGAATAAAGTGGGGTTGGAATGTAAACTGGACATCCTAACAGATGAGCTTGACTTCCTTAGGCAGATTTATGAGGAG GACCTACATGAGCTCCAGTCACAGATCAAGGACACATCAGTTACTGTGGAGATGGACAACAGGAGAAATCTGGACATGGATTCAATTGTGACAGAAGTTCGTGCTCAGTATGAGGAGATTGCCAATCGCAACCGTGCCGAAGCAGAGAGCTGGTACAAACAGAAG TATGAAGAAATGCAGTTGTCGACCACCAAACATGGAGATGATTTAAAAAGCACAAAAGCTGAAATTGCAGAATACAATCGTAAAATTTCCCGTATACAGTCTGAAATGGAAATGATTAAAGGCCAG CATTCAAACCACGAGGCTCAGATCACTGAGGCAGAGGAGCGTGGTGAGCTAGCTGTGCGAGATGCAAAACAGCGTCTCCAAGAGCTCGAGGCAGCTCTTCTGAGAGCAAAACAGGATATGGCTCGCCAGGTACGCGAGTACCAATCATTAATGAACATCAAACTTGCCCTGGACATTGAGATCGCCACTTATAGGAAACTCCTGGAAGGAGAGGAGAGCAG GCTGTATGGTAGATTCCAGAATCTTTCCATCTCTAAACAAATAT CCTTCAGCTATgacctcgaaagcagccaccttACAAGTGTCTCATCACAAAGTGTTGGGAAAGATGTTCTTGACACAGGCCTGGTGAAGAAGGAAGTCATGATTGCTGAGCGTGACAGTGGCATCGTGGCAAATGAGAGTTATAAAGCTGCCACGTTCACCAGCAGCACCGCCACAGTCACCAAAAGCACAAAGACCATCATCATCACCAATGAGACAGAGAAGAAATTGGTAGCTACAGAGAGCATTGTGGAAGTTATGGAAAAGTCTGCAGAAGAGGATGTTATTGAATGA